A stretch of the Alnus glutinosa chromosome 6, dhAlnGlut1.1, whole genome shotgun sequence genome encodes the following:
- the LOC133870790 gene encoding G-type lectin S-receptor-like serine/threonine-protein kinase SD2-5 — protein sequence METRGFFHFLAFMCLSVHLLSETCLASIQRIGKIDPGFEASQMLYIDNDGKFILSQNKTFAFGFVTTEEDVTLFLLVIIHLPSRKIVWTANRGSPVANSDKFVFDEKGNAFLQKGDHLVWSTETGGKGITAMELQESGNLVLLGNGSKVIWQSFDHPTNTLLPNQDFVQGLRLVSDPSSNNWTYILEIKSGDVILSAGFQNPQPYWSLRQDSRNTVNKDSGVVAVASLNANSWRFYDQNKVSLLSQFTFSGNTDPNATWIAVLGNDGFISFYNLEDGQSSVASSTKIPSDRCSTPEPCGEYYICGSNNICQCPSVLTSNPNCNPGIVSPCPSNGSMALVNAGDGLNYFALGFLPPSSKSDLEGCKASCKGNCSCLALFFQNSTGNCFLFDRIGSFQNSDNGSGFDSYIKVLTDGSRGASPGGDGSSQKRFPYVVVIIAISTVLVIAVLLFAGFRYYRKKRRLLESPLETSEEDNFLENLSGMPIRFSYTHLQTATNNFSVKLGQGGFGSVYQGILPDGTRVAVKKLEGIGQGKKEFRAEVSIIGSIHHLHLVRIKGFCAEGTHRLLAYEFMANGSLDKWIFKKNKDEFLLDWDTRFNIALGTAKGLAYLHEDCDAKIVHCDIKPENVLLDDKFHAKVSDFGLAKLMTREQSHVFTTLRGTRGYLAPEWITNYAISEKSDVYSYGMVLLEIIGGRKNFDPIETSEKSHFPSYAFKMLEEGKLRDILDSKLTIDIENDERVFTAIKVALWCVQEDMHLRPPMTKVVQMLEGLCAVPQPPTSSPLGARLYTNIFRSTSEEGTSSGPSDWNSDAYLSAVRLSGPR from the coding sequence ATGGAAACCAGGGGCTTCTTTCATTTCCTGGCATTCATGTGCTTGTCTGTTCACCTTCTATCTGAAACATGTTTGGCTAGTATTCAAAGAATTGGCAAGATTGATCCTGGGTTTGAAGCATCTCAGATGTTGTATATTGATAATGatggaaaatttattttatcccagAACAAGACATTTGCTTTTGGCTTTGTCACTACCGAAGAAGATGTCACATTGTTCCTACTAGTAATCATCCACTTGCCGAGTAGAAAAATTGTGTGGACTGCAAATAGAGGTTCTCCAGTTGCAAACTCTGACAAATTTGTGTTCGATGAAAAGGGTAATGCGTTCTTACAAAAAggagaccatctggtttggtcAACAGAAACCGGGGGCAAAGGAATTACTGCAATGGAATTGCAGGAATCAGGGAATTTGGTTTTGCTTGGGAATGGAAGCAAAGTAATTTGGCAGAGTTTTGACCATCCCACGAATACCCTATTACCAAACCAAGATTTTGTCCAAGGGCTGAGACTTGTAAGCGATCCTAGCTCCAATAACTGGACTTATATTCTTGAGATCAAGTCCGGCGACGTTATACTTTCTGCCGGTTTTCAAAATCCACAGCCTTATTGGTCTTTGCGGCAGGACAGCAGAAATACCGTCAACAAAGATAGTGGCGTGGTAGCTGTGGCATCTCTCAATGCAAATTCATGGAGGTTCTATGATCAAAACAAAGTATCGTTGCTGTCGCAGTTTACTTTTTCAGGCAACACTGACCCAAATGCCACTTGGATTGCAGTCTTAGGAAATGATGGATTTATCTCTTTCTACAACCTCGAAGATGGACAATCAAGTGTtgcttcatcaacaaaaataccAAGCGACCGATGCAGCACCCCGGAGCCTTGTGGTGAATATTACATATGCGGCAGTAACAACATATGCCAATGCCCTTCAGTTCTTACCTCCAACCCAAATTGCAACCCAGGGATTGTCTCTCCATGTCCCTCGAATGGATCTATGGCGCTTGTGAATGCTGGGGATGGGCTCAATTATTTTGCACTTGGGTTCCTTCCACCCTCTTCTAAATCTGATTTGGAGGGTTGCAAAGCCTCCTGTAAGGGTAACTGCTCATGCCTTGCTTTGTTCTTCCAAAACAGTACAGGAAATTGCTTTCTGTTTGACCGGATAGGTAGCTTCCAAAACTCTGATAATGGCTCTGGCTTTGATTCATACATTAAGGTCTTGACTGATGGAAGCAGGGGAGCAAGTCCTGGAGGGGATGGAAGCAGCCAAAAACGATTCCCATATGTTGTGGTGATTATAGCTATTTCAACGGTACTTGTTATCGCCGTTTTACTATTTGCGGGATTCCGATACTacagaaaaaagagaagattgCTTGAATCTCCCCTCGAGACTTCAGAGGAGGATAATTTCTTGGAGAACTTATCTGGGATGCCAATCCGTTTTAGTTATACACATCTTCAAACTGCGACTAATAATTTCTCTGTTAAGCTTGGGCAAGGAGGTTTTGGCTCGGTTTACCAAGGGATTCTCCCTGATGGAACTCGGGTGGCTGTGAAGAAGTTAGAAGGCATTGGACAAGGAAAGAAAGAGTTTCGAGCAGAAGTTAGCATCATTGGCAGCATCCATCATCTCCACTTGGTCAGGATCAAAGGCTTCTGCGCCGAAGGAACTCATCGGCTTCTTGCTTACGAATTCATGGCAAATGGGTCTTTAGATAAATGGATATTTAAGAAAAACAAGGATGAGTTCCTGTTGGATTGGGACACCAGATTCAATATTGCCTTGGGAACAGCAAAGGGACTAGCTTACCTCCATGAAGATTGTGATGCCAAGATTGTCCACTGTGATATAAAACCTGAAAATGTGCTTCTTGATGATAAGTTCCATGCCAAAGTCTCAGATTTTGGTTTAGCTAAGCTGATGACTCGAGAGCAAAGCCATGTTTTCACAACGCTAAGAGGCACCAGAGGGTACCTTGCACCAGAGTGGATCACAAACTACGCTATATCAGAGAAGAGTGATGTTTATAGCTATGGGATGGTGCTGTTGGAGATCATTGGTGGAAGAAAGAACTTTGATCCAATAGAAACTTCAGAGAAATCCCATTTCCCATCCTATGCttttaagatgttggaagaagggAAACTGAGAGACATCCTCGATTCAAAGCTGACCATAGATATTGAAAACGATGAGAGAGTTTTTACTGCTATTAAGGTTGCATTGTGGTGCGTACAAGAAGATATGCATCTCAGGCCGCCAATGACTAAAGTCGTCCAAATGCTTGAAGGTCTCTGcgctgttcctcagcctccaacTTCCTCTCCACTGGGTGCTCGCCTGTATACGAATATCTTCAGATCAACCAGTGAGGAAGGCACTTCCTCAGGACCGTCGGACTGGAATAGTGATGCCTATCTTTCTGCTGTGCGGCTTTCTGGCCCAAGATAA
- the LOC133871930 gene encoding putative L-ascorbate peroxidase 6 isoform X2: protein MTSSTTLFYFKPSLLHCSTSTASSSHSLSLKFKFPARPQRPLFPTVQSRSSTPRASSRTGVSAENDSGSARDLFCVSISSRRKALAFVATLPCLLLLNESSMAGEYMLIKEEVSKVLSKGKAAGVLRLVFHDAGTFDMVENSGGMNGSIVYELDRPENAGLKKPMKTLEKAKTEVDAIQPVSWADMIAVAGAEAVSLCGGPTIPVPLGRLDSVERDPEGKLPQESLDAPGLKQCFQRKGLTTQDLVALSGAHTLGSKGFGNPTVFDNSYFKILLQKPWMPSGGISSMIGLPSDRVLTEDDECLRNHLMHRWITKYAESQNMFFEDFKSAYMKLVNSGAKWKSL from the exons ATGACTTCATCAACAACTCTCTTCTACTTCAAGCCCTCTCTCCTCCACTGCTCCACCTCCACCGCCTCttcctctcattctctctcacTCAAATTCAAATTTCCCGCCAGACCACAACGTCCACTTTTCCCTACGGTCCAATCCCGCTCCAGTACGCCCAGAGCTTCCTCTCGCACCGGCGTTTCCGCCGAGAATGACTCAGGCTCAG CTCGAGATCTCTTTTGCGTTTCAATTTCAAGTAGAAGGAAAGCGCTTGCATTTGTGGCCACACTGCCATGCCTTCTTCTTTTGAATGAATCATCGATGGCTGG TGAATATATGCTCATAAAGGAAGAGGTGAGCAAGGTATTGTCAAAGGGAAAGGCAGCTGGTGTACTTCGTCTGGTTTTTCATGATGCGGGAACCTTTGATATGGTTGAGAATTCAG GTGGCATGAATGGTTCCATTGTGTATGAACTTGATAGACCAGAAAATGCAGGTCTCAAAAAACCTATGAag ACTCTAGAGAAAGCAAAGACTGAAGTGGATGCAATACAGCcag TATCATGGGCCGACATGATTGCTGTGGCGGGAGCTGAAGCAGTTTCATTATGTGGAGGTCCAACAATCCCAGTTCCGTTGGGCAGACTAGATTCGGT GGAGCGTGATCCGGAAGGAAAACTTCCTCAAGAATCTCTGGATGCTCCTGGTTTAAAGCAATGCTTTCAAAGAAAAGGCTTAAC AACACAAGATCTTGTTGCTCTATCTGGAGCTCATACGCTTGGAAGTAAAGGATTTGGAAATCCAACTGTTTTTGACAATTCATACTTCAAAATTCTTCTTCAGAAGCCATGGATGCCTTCAG GCGGTATTTCAAGCATGATTGGGCTTCCTTCAGATCGTGTACTTACTGAAGATGATGAATGCTTAAG GAATCATTTAATGCACAGATGGATCACAAAGTATGCTGAAAGTCAGAATATGTTCTTTGAAGATTTTAAGAGTGCTTATATGAAACTAGTAAATTCTGGTGCAAAGTGGAAAAGCTTGTAA
- the LOC133871930 gene encoding putative L-ascorbate peroxidase 6 isoform X1 — protein sequence MTSSTTLFYFKPSLLHCSTSTASSSHSLSLKFKFPARPQRPLFPTVQSRSSTPRASSRTGVSAENDSGSARDLFCVSISSRRKALAFVATLPCLLLLNESSMAGMATSEYMLIKEEVSKVLSKGKAAGVLRLVFHDAGTFDMVENSGGMNGSIVYELDRPENAGLKKPMKTLEKAKTEVDAIQPVSWADMIAVAGAEAVSLCGGPTIPVPLGRLDSVERDPEGKLPQESLDAPGLKQCFQRKGLTTQDLVALSGAHTLGSKGFGNPTVFDNSYFKILLQKPWMPSGGISSMIGLPSDRVLTEDDECLRNHLMHRWITKYAESQNMFFEDFKSAYMKLVNSGAKWKSL from the exons ATGACTTCATCAACAACTCTCTTCTACTTCAAGCCCTCTCTCCTCCACTGCTCCACCTCCACCGCCTCttcctctcattctctctcacTCAAATTCAAATTTCCCGCCAGACCACAACGTCCACTTTTCCCTACGGTCCAATCCCGCTCCAGTACGCCCAGAGCTTCCTCTCGCACCGGCGTTTCCGCCGAGAATGACTCAGGCTCAG CTCGAGATCTCTTTTGCGTTTCAATTTCAAGTAGAAGGAAAGCGCTTGCATTTGTGGCCACACTGCCATGCCTTCTTCTTTTGAATGAATCATCGATGGCTGG GATGGCTACTAGTGAATATATGCTCATAAAGGAAGAGGTGAGCAAGGTATTGTCAAAGGGAAAGGCAGCTGGTGTACTTCGTCTGGTTTTTCATGATGCGGGAACCTTTGATATGGTTGAGAATTCAG GTGGCATGAATGGTTCCATTGTGTATGAACTTGATAGACCAGAAAATGCAGGTCTCAAAAAACCTATGAag ACTCTAGAGAAAGCAAAGACTGAAGTGGATGCAATACAGCcag TATCATGGGCCGACATGATTGCTGTGGCGGGAGCTGAAGCAGTTTCATTATGTGGAGGTCCAACAATCCCAGTTCCGTTGGGCAGACTAGATTCGGT GGAGCGTGATCCGGAAGGAAAACTTCCTCAAGAATCTCTGGATGCTCCTGGTTTAAAGCAATGCTTTCAAAGAAAAGGCTTAAC AACACAAGATCTTGTTGCTCTATCTGGAGCTCATACGCTTGGAAGTAAAGGATTTGGAAATCCAACTGTTTTTGACAATTCATACTTCAAAATTCTTCTTCAGAAGCCATGGATGCCTTCAG GCGGTATTTCAAGCATGATTGGGCTTCCTTCAGATCGTGTACTTACTGAAGATGATGAATGCTTAAG GAATCATTTAATGCACAGATGGATCACAAAGTATGCTGAAAGTCAGAATATGTTCTTTGAAGATTTTAAGAGTGCTTATATGAAACTAGTAAATTCTGGTGCAAAGTGGAAAAGCTTGTAA
- the LOC133871930 gene encoding putative L-ascorbate peroxidase 6 isoform X3, translating to MTSSTTLFYFKPSLLHCSTSTASSSHSLSLKFKFPARPQRPLFPTVQSRSSTPRASSRTGVSAENDSGSARDLFCVSISSRRKALAFVATLPCLLLLNESSMAGMATSEYMLIKEEVSKVLSKGKAAGVLRLVFHDAGTFDMVENSGGMNGSIVYELDRPENAGLKKPMKTLEKAKTEVDAIQPVSWADMIAVAGAEAVSLCGGPTIPVPLGRLDSVERDPEGKLPQESLDAPGLKQCFQRKGLTTQDLVALSGAHTLGSKGFGNPTVFDNSYFKILLQKPWMPSGGISSMIGLPSDRVLTEDDECLRWITKYAESQNMFFEDFKSAYMKLVNSGAKWKSL from the exons ATGACTTCATCAACAACTCTCTTCTACTTCAAGCCCTCTCTCCTCCACTGCTCCACCTCCACCGCCTCttcctctcattctctctcacTCAAATTCAAATTTCCCGCCAGACCACAACGTCCACTTTTCCCTACGGTCCAATCCCGCTCCAGTACGCCCAGAGCTTCCTCTCGCACCGGCGTTTCCGCCGAGAATGACTCAGGCTCAG CTCGAGATCTCTTTTGCGTTTCAATTTCAAGTAGAAGGAAAGCGCTTGCATTTGTGGCCACACTGCCATGCCTTCTTCTTTTGAATGAATCATCGATGGCTGG GATGGCTACTAGTGAATATATGCTCATAAAGGAAGAGGTGAGCAAGGTATTGTCAAAGGGAAAGGCAGCTGGTGTACTTCGTCTGGTTTTTCATGATGCGGGAACCTTTGATATGGTTGAGAATTCAG GTGGCATGAATGGTTCCATTGTGTATGAACTTGATAGACCAGAAAATGCAGGTCTCAAAAAACCTATGAag ACTCTAGAGAAAGCAAAGACTGAAGTGGATGCAATACAGCcag TATCATGGGCCGACATGATTGCTGTGGCGGGAGCTGAAGCAGTTTCATTATGTGGAGGTCCAACAATCCCAGTTCCGTTGGGCAGACTAGATTCGGT GGAGCGTGATCCGGAAGGAAAACTTCCTCAAGAATCTCTGGATGCTCCTGGTTTAAAGCAATGCTTTCAAAGAAAAGGCTTAAC AACACAAGATCTTGTTGCTCTATCTGGAGCTCATACGCTTGGAAGTAAAGGATTTGGAAATCCAACTGTTTTTGACAATTCATACTTCAAAATTCTTCTTCAGAAGCCATGGATGCCTTCAG GCGGTATTTCAAGCATGATTGGGCTTCCTTCAGATCGTGTACTTACTGAAGATGATGAATGCTTAAG ATGGATCACAAAGTATGCTGAAAGTCAGAATATGTTCTTTGAAGATTTTAAGAGTGCTTATATGAAACTAGTAAATTCTGGTGCAAAGTGGAAAAGCTTGTAA